One window of the Spea bombifrons isolate aSpeBom1 chromosome 8, aSpeBom1.2.pri, whole genome shotgun sequence genome contains the following:
- the LOC128503525 gene encoding LON peptidase N-terminal domain and RING finger protein 2-like, translating to MDVFNCPSCQQALWDPVTVRCGHSFCKRCLRGPAVDRCHICKQKLKPRGAQELKCNTLLCNLLEKCLQSETRLNRVRSDLRDLLSLQDHEEAAKVASRGVAMGRKEEKRQALEEQK from the exons ATGGATGTCTTTAACTGCCCCTCCTGCCAGCAGGCCCTCTGGGACCCTGTAACTGTAAGATGCGGCCACTCTTTCTGCAAAAGGTGCTTGCGGGGGCCAGCAGTGGACAGGTGCCACATTTGCAAGCAGAAGCTGAAGCCCAGGGGTGCCCAGGAGCTGAAATGTAACACCCTTTTATGCAACTTGCTGGAGAAGTGCCTGCAGAGCGAAACCAGACTGAACAGGGTGAGAAGCGACCTGCGCGATTTGCTCTCACTCCAGGACCACGAAGAGGCAGCAAAAGTGGCCTCCAGAGGAGTTGCGATGG ggaggaaagaagaaaaaagacaagcattagaagaacaaaagtga